The DNA sequence CCAGTGCATGAGCAAATCGGGATCGGAATACCCGAAATATCCATATCAACCCCATTTATGACTAATTCAGTGTTCTTTTTCTCAGGCTTTGCTCTTGGAGCAGAAGAATTACACTCATCCTTTGGCACACCAGGAGCCTTTTTACTCTTCTTTGGTTTCGGAGACTTTTGGGTGTTTTGAGTGCGACCACCTTGCCTTTTCTTCAAGGGTGCCTCCTTCTTACCAGCTGTCTCTTCCATACGAGACAACCTTTCATCCTTCGATGCATCTGGTGGCTGTATCATTTGAATGGGATGAGCTCCAGACGGCTCAGATATAAGAgcaaaatttgcattccccggTAACATATGCAGAAACTTCTCTCTCTGGTTGATCCAACCCTCTCTAACAAAATCCATGGAGACTGGAGCTTCGGAAACTCCACAGTCTCTGTGATGGAAAGCTCCATTAGCATTAACCATGACGGCCGATTCACGCCCAGTGAGAAGAGTTTTAGTGTCTCGCTCTGCCACGGATGACATGAGCTGTAGACCGAGATGCCCTTTAAGGGATGAGGGTTCAT is a window from the Macadamia integrifolia cultivar HAES 741 chromosome 5, SCU_Mint_v3, whole genome shotgun sequence genome containing:
- the LOC122078304 gene encoding protein BASIC PENTACYSTEINE1-like — translated: MDDDGGLNIRNWGYYEPSSLKGHLGLQLMSSVAERDTKTLLTGRESAVMVNANGAFHHRDCGVSEAPVSMDFVREGWINQREKFLHMLPGNANFALISEPSGAHPIQMIQPPDASKDERLSRMEETAGKKEAPLKKRQGGRTQNTQKSPKPKKSKKAPGVPKDECNSSAPRAKPEKKNTELVINGVDMDISGIPIPICSCTGVPQQCYRWGCGGWQSACCTTTISMYPLPMSTKRRGARIAGRKMSQGAFKKVLEKLSSEGYNLSNPIDLRTHWAKHGTNKFVTIR